The genome window GGATTGGCCAAGAATTCCTGCAGGTCACCGCTTTCTTGAACAATGGAAGAGAATTTCATCAACTCCTCGTAATACGCTTCGTACCGATTTTCCTCGGCAGCGATGTCAAAAAAAGCACGGGCATAACGTTTGGCTATTGTACTGCTTCCGTTCAATGTTTTATCACCACCTTATCCAAGTAGTCTTTAACCATGGTCTCATGATCAGCCGGCGTGATACTCCTTTTTAGGATTTCTTCCGCCATCTGAACCGAAAGCAGAACGGCTTCCTGGCGCAGCTGACTCTGGGCATTGGTCAGTTCCTGTTCCATTCTGGCTTTGGTGTCTTCCTTCATTTTCTCCGCAGCCTTCTTAGCATCTTCAATGATTTTATCCCGCTCCACCAAACCTTGAGATTTGATCATTTCGGCAATATCATTAATCTCATCGGTAGCTTTAGTCAGTTTTGTCTCATATTCCCTGAACTTCTGCTCCGCCTCTTCCTTGGCCCGTTGCGCTTCTTCCAGGGCCGTTCGGATATCGCTCCTGCGTCCTGAAAAAAACTCTTTAATTTTGTTGGCTAAAAACCAGTAAAGGAACCCGGCTAGAATGGTAAAGTTCAGCATCCTCCATCCGAAATTTACCCAATCCGGACCCTCCGCCTCGTGTCCCCCTCCACCGTCGGATGCAAACACCGTCACCGATACCAGGAGAAGGAAAAGAGAACAAATAAAAACTCGCAGGAACCGCCTCATGTCTTCACGAGAACTCAAAAGTTTCATTGAACGCTCCTTCCCAAGACCTTTTCGGCAATTTCAACAGACAATTCCTTGGATTTTCCGCTCAAAAAAGCCTTGGCAGCGCTCACTTCGGCGTCCAGTTTTACCCGGAATCCTTCCATCATACCAGGGACTTCGGATCTCACGGCCTCAATAATTTCCTTGGCTTTGTCTGCGCCTTCCTTAACTATCTCACTCTTTTCTTCCACAGCCTCTAACTTAGCTTGGTGAACCTTCTCCTCGTAGGCAGCCATTTTACTTTCTATCGTTTCGTTGAGGCGTTTGATTTCGTTCTCTGAATCTTCGAAATTCTTCTTCCTCTTTTCAATGATGGACAAGATGGGCTTATACAATAGAAGGTTCAGGATGAAAATCATGACAAGGAAATTGATCATCTGGTAAACAATCGTAATGTTAAGTTCGACCACGACCTTACCTCACAAATAAAATTATTTCAGCGACGTCCCGTATACCCTGACGCCGCTATTCACAGCAACGGTAAAAAAAAGCCGAGCGGGAAATGGTTTTGTCCCCTCGGCTTAAGTTTGTGATACCTCTATAAATATCGACTACAGAGTCCGCTCCCGTAATTACAATTAATCCAATTAATCGATATGTTCCTGCTTGATCATCCACCGGCATCCTCGTTAACGCACCGTTTTGAAAAGCGCGGTTTACTAACCACAACTACCTACGCTTGTCAAGCATTTTTTGGCGCGGTGGTCTTGACAAGATCATAGATTCCTGTAAAAAGCACACTGGTGCATTCAACCGAAATCCATTACCCGGAGATCATTGCCATGCAATCAAATTTTGCCAAACCATCGGAAATCTATTCTCCCATCTATTTCCTTGTATCTCTGGGAATGGGAGGCCTTACTATCACCTTCTTCATGTGGCTGATGCACTGGATTCCACATCCAGACCGCTCAATACCGGTATTCGAGGACATTGTGACGGCCTTTACAGCCGGTCGAATCGACCAAAAGGCAATGATCATTCTGGCCGTCTCTGGCATCGCCTTTTATGCATTTCTCAATATCAGATATCTGATCTGGAATTTGATACGATTCCACTCATGGAAACAAACTGAAGACTATGACCGGCTTCGAAGCTCCAATGCGGAGACACAGATGTTGGCTATGCCGTTGGCGCTGGCTATGAGTGTAAATGTTCTTTTTATCATCGGGATGGTCTTTGTACCGGGCCTGTGGAGAATAGCCGAATATCTCTTCCCGTTGGCCCTTATTGCCTTCCTTGCCATCGGCATATCGGCCTTCGGCATGCTGGGCAGTTTTTTCGGTCGGGTACTTACGATCGGTGGTTTCAGTTGCGCCGTCAACAACTCTTTTTCCCAGGCTCTCCCCGCTTTTGCCCTGTCGATGATCGGCGTGGGACTGGCCGCACCCGCCGGATTGTCAGATACTCGGCTGATTGCGGGAATCGGTCTTATTCTTTCTTCCTTTTTTCTGGTTTCGGCTCTGCTGATCGGTGCAATCGCACTGGTGCTGGGTATGCGCTCAATGATGGAGAATGGCGCCAATATTGAAACCGCGCCGACATTGTCAATATTCATCCCGTTGCTCACCGTTATCAGTATCCTATCCCTGCGGCAGAATCACGCGCTCAATGCCCACTTCGCGGTGGCTGGCGGCGGCGCCGAGCGCCTCATGCTTCTTTCCCAGTATCTCGCGGCTCAGCTTTTGTTCGCCCTCCTGACGGGAACGGTTTTGAGGAGGCTTCAATATGCAGCCCGTTTCATCTTCGGGCGCGACGCCTCCGCCAGCTCCTATGCCTTGATCTGTCCGGGTGTGGCACTGGCGGTAATGATCCACTTCTGGCTTAATAGGGGATTGGTCGATGCCGGCGTGATTCCAAAATTCTCATCCGCTTACTGGGTCGTCTCTGCGGTTGCGATTGCCATCCAGTTCGCGACGATATGGCTTGTACACAAACTGAACCGCAAACACTTCCGTGTTCAAAAGCCCGTCTAAACGACTTCTTGCACCATTCGCACTTCGAAGAGTGAATCCTGAGAATAAGAAATATGCCGGGCCCCGATGAACAGCATGGAAGCCCGGCAGACATTGTTGATTAAAGAAGGTTAATCGTTTTCCATGGAGGTTTTCCAAACCTTCCAGACATTGCCCACGAGGTCCGGGCCAGGTTTGAGTACTGGTTTTCCTGGGCGCCATCCGGATGGAGTGGCTTCTCTACCATTCGTTTTTCTCACATGCTGATACGCTTGAATTTGCCGAAGGGTTTCATCCACCCGTCGACCTACAGGGGGCGTAAGGACTTCATAGGCGTGAATGATCCCCTCGGGATCGATTATGAAACGACCCCGGTTTTCCACCCCTGCATCTTCGTCGTAAATACCATAGGCTGAACCGACTTTTCCGCCGCTATCAGAGAGCATGGGGAAAGGAATGCCTCCTTTGACCATTTTTGCCAACTCGCAGTCGTTCCACATCTTGTGAACAAAAACACTGTCCACGCTCATGGACAGAACCTCTACTCCGAGTTTCTCAAATTCTTTGTAATGCTCGGCGACCGCCGAGATTTCGGTCGCTCAGACGAAGGTGAAATCACCCGGATAAAAGCACAACACGACCCATTTACCCATATAATCCGATAGTTTAACTGATGTAAAATCCCCTTTGTGGTAGGCGGGGGATGCGAAATCCGGTGCCGGTTTACCCACTTGAATCATCTTTCTCACCTCCTGAAACGGTTGTTGATCCTGTGTTGCTTCCGTCTGTTCTTTAGCCTGCCCGACCAACCCACCGGTAGGACGAGCACAGCCGACCTTGGCCTTTTCAGTCATTTTATGGACCTCCTTTCTTTAACTGGGGGAATCGTTTCTTCATGAGGGAAATGCCAAACAGTAAAGGCATACCGGAATTTCCGATAAACCAAACAGCTCCGATAACAAGGAAACCATCACGTAACGATAACACGAAGATCCGAAAATTCCGGCTATTAATCAGGCGACGAGCCTGCACCCTTATACCACGGTCTCCAGAGACGCAAAGAACCGTGTTTTGTATCAGCAAATCGGAGTTGGATAGCCCCCTCTCCTCGAGGGGCTGTTGCAGGATTATATCCTGAAATCCGGCGTCCAAGTGAAGTCAGAAGGTAATAATTTCGTAGCCTCTGTCCCGGTATGACGCCATGCTCGGATGACCAGCCATTTCGTCAAGAAGTTGCAACCCCTGTTCCTTCGCCGCCTCAAGCGTTCCCATTTTGCTGGAACATGCCTTGCAAACCCCTTCCAACAAACCAGCTTCGAGGCTTTTCCTCCACAAACCGTTGAGGGGATGTTCGGGCTTGGTGAGTTCGGGAAGCAATTTCGTTGAAGCCCCTTCAAGGACGATGCCGGCTTCGTACCCTCTTTCCTTCATATCCAGCGCATTCAGGAGAACGTGGATAAAGCACAGGGGGTCACCGGAAAAAACGAACAGAGCATATTTTTTCATGACTTCTCTCTCCTCTAAGGAATTTTCGTTTATCTATGGTGAAGGTTCACATCTGATATCTGTTCGACATCCTCATGTGGTATCCAATCCTAATTCAATATTTAAACAAAATCAACGAGGAAATGGGTAAGTTAAACGGCTCCTCCCCGGTCACATTTTATCATGAGGCAACAGGGTCAGGCGAAAATTCTCGAACAAACAAAGGACCTGATGATCGGACCCATAAAGGGTATTTCGCCAATATTTTATTGCTTTATTAAATCGTAAATATTCGCTACCCTCCGTCGCGGACTTTTGTTCTTTCATGAACGACGACACGAGACAAAATTGAAACAGGGAGTCAGAAATGATCAGAAAAATCATTTTCATCACATGTTTGGTGATATTGATTGACGCCTGTGCTTCCGTGTTTTCAGAAACCACCATGAAGAATATGGATTGAAACATTCTTCAACGCTTCAACAAAAACACGAGGCCTATAAAGACAAAATCGTTGTCCCAGGAGGCCGGATCATTGCCATAACGGTTAAGGGTCATGCGTCATGGGTCGACATGCTGGAAAAGAAGCTCGACCGCCAGCGGTAACCGGAAGAGACAGATCGATCGCCAGGCCGCTTTCTCATTCGATTTGCGGACTTCCTCAATCTTGCGATCTACGCACCCGGCAGGAGTCTTACCCATAACGGGCAGGTGGAGGGGAAAATGGTTCGCTCGATCAACGAGACCCGACATACATATCCGGTTTTAAACATGAAAGCACATTATCTCCGGAAGCCGGAAGATATCAACCGAACGCCCCGGTTTGGTGTAGGCGTTGGCCGCGGAGTCAGGGGTTGATGTAGGAGTGGACTTCTGAGTGAAATCAACTTTTTCTCTCACCTTTCTTTTGCTGGCAATCGTTGACTACACGCCTTTTTCGCAGAGGGTTATGCAGGAGATCAAAAGGATGTTGTATCCTCTGAGGTTCTCAATGTTCCAGATGCCTTTGAAGGTGAAACCGTCACCCGGGGGGGAGTCATCGTCGAAACCATCGCCAAAACTGGTGACACCCTGTTGATCGTCAGACAGACTGACCTGGCTTTCCAAAAACAGCCCCTGGATATGAATGGATCGGCAGGCCGTTTCATTATATGTTATCCTGACTTTTCTGATCCGACTATTTACATCAGAAATCTGAAAATAATAGCGGCATGGCAAAACCCCCAGGGAAGAAAAACGACCTCTCGGTGAGTTTTCCTAGGACTACTCAGAGGTCAAATCCCGGGAAATACGCCTCAGGAGGGAAGGGATAGAACACCCTGACTATTATTACGTCCCCTGGTATTGGGGTCTTAACCATATCAGTCCGTGGCATCGTCACCCCTGCTGGTGATAATAAGACGGGACAGGCTTCCCATAGTGGAAGGAGACTTTACCAATGCTCGCCAAGGGTAGACAGGCCTTTGGTATCGAGCCCACAGGAAAGAAGAGGACATGAAAATACTGGTCATCAACAGCGGCAGTTCGTCTCTCAAATACAAGCTTTTTAATCTCTACAATGAGGTGTCTCTCTTGAGCGGAGCCGTGTCGGGCATCGGTATGTCCGGGACGAAACATACATATCAGTATGAAGAGAAACAGTTCTCTCAGGATATTAACGCCAAAGACCACTTCACGGCTCTCGGAGTTGTCATCGAAACCATTGTCGATGCGGAGAGCGGCCCCATGCGAAGTCTTGCGGACATTGATGGTGTAGCTCATCGCATCACCCATGGTGGCTCCCTATACCGAAGCCCTGTCGTGATCGACCAGGCTGTGATCGACGAGATCCGGCGCCTCATTCCTCTCATGCCACTTCACCATCCTCCTATGCTGATCGGCATTGAAGCATGTCAAAAGATTTTCCCCGACGTACCCCAGGTAGCCGTCTTCGACACGGCGTATCACTGTACGATACCGGACGAAGCCGCCATCTACGGCCTCCCCTATGAGATCTTCGCCCGAGGCGTCAAACGATTTGGGTTTCATGGCAATTCTCACGAATATGTGGCCCTGAAAGCCGCCGAATATATGGAAACACCCCTCAGGCGTTTGAATATCATCTCCTGCCATCTGGGCAGCGGCGCCAGTCTGTGTGCTATCAAGCGGGGCCATCCCATCGACACAAGCATGGGCTTCAGCCCCCTGGAAGGTTTGATCATGGGAACTCGGACAGGTGATCTTGATCCGGGTATCATTACCTACCTGATGCGCGAAGATAAGTTATCCGTCGATCAACTCGATGATATACTGAACAATCAAAGCGGTTTATTAGGTATCTCCGGGATCAGCGCAGACATGCAGGAGGTTTTGGCCGCTGCGGATGATGGCAACGCCCAGGCTCTTCTGGCCGTGAAGGCCTTCTGCTACCGGGTCAAATGTTATATCGGGGCTTACCATGCCGCACTGGGAGGTGCGGATGCACTTATCTTTACGGGCGGAATCGGTGAGAACAGCCGCAGTATTCGCGCCCGATCCGTACAGGGTCTTGAAAAACTGGGTTTCGCCGTGGACCATATCCGTAACGACCGGTGCACATTGAATGGCGCCATGCCTGTATGCGACATCGGCGCCCGCTTTACAAGTGTTCATCTCTTCGTGATTGCCACGGATGAAGAATTGATGATCGCCCGGCAATGTGCCCACGCACTGGATTACAAGCGATCCATCCGGCACGATATCATGGCCGTGGACAAGCGTCCTATCCGCGTTTCCGTCTCCTCACGACATGTACATCTGAGCCAAAAGGACTTGGCGTCCCTTTTCGGGTCCGGCTATGGACTGACGGAAAAAAGCAGCCTTCACATGGAAGGCCAATACGCCTCAGAAGAAACCGTGAATCTGATCGGCCCCCGTGGAAGGGTGGACAATGTAAGGGTAATCGGCCCAGAGCGCAACAGAACCCAGGTGGAGATATCTCGCACGGAAGAATTCAAACTGGGCATAGACGCGCCCATCCGCGAATCAGGAGACCTTGACGGCACACCCGGAATCATTCTTGAGGGACCGAAGGGGAGGATAGAAATCCCGGAAGGTGTCATCTGTGCCCAGAGACATATCCATATGTCGCCGAATGATGCCGAAAATTACGGGCTGAAGGATCGGGATACGGTCATGGTACGGATTGAAGGGGAGAGGGAATTGATTTTTGGCGGCGTCCTGGTCCGCGTCCATCCCGATTACAAGCTCGAGATGCATATTGATACGGACGAGGCGAATGCTGCCGAACTGTCCCCACCAGCTCAAGGATACCTTGTGCGTATTGAGTCGCGTTGACGAATGCCGTCAACTGCAATCATCCTATTTTAGGTGGTTGACCGGAAGAGTTCGATGACAAAGGATCATCGAGGAGGACAATGAATACCCGGTCGGGTAGAGGCATGGAAGCCCATCTTCCAGAGATAATGAAACCACCATTGTATGGATGGCATGGATATGAAACAGGGTGCCTTGCTTTTCGTATCGTCATGAAATTCTTGGGGATCCAAACGTGAAAATACCATATTTGGGCATGAAAGAAAAAACAACAAAGAATCGCTGCTGTAGGGCCTGTAAAATTTGTAAACCTCTTAACAATCAGATGCATCCGGACAGCCAAAAGGAGCGTTCATGTCCCGATTTGCTTTTGGCTGCCGCTAACATGCGGCGTTAGCCGCTCTAACGGGAGAGATTATATGAAAACACAATTTAGGAATTTGGTCTTTGAAGGCGGGGGTATGAAAGGAATAGCATACGTTGGAGCAATGCAGGTTCTCGATCAGCGAGGACACCTGGCCGGCATTTGCCGGGTGGGGGGAACAAGTGCGGGGGCAATTAACGCACTCCTTTTTGCTTTGGGATATTCCATTCAAGAACAGCATACAATTCTCGATTCCACCGATTTCAAAAAGTTCATGGATCATTCTTTCGGCATTGTAAGAGACATCAATCGGGTTATGAAAAAATTTGGCTGGAACAAAGGAGACTATTTCGAAAACTGGATAGGGGAACTGGTCGAGAAAAAGCTGGGGAGCAAACGGACAACTTTCCAAGACCTGAAAGACGCAAAAATGCCCGATCTATACGTTACCGGAACGAATCTTTCTACCGGATATGTGGAAGTATTTTCTGCTGAACGGCATCCTGATATGGCGTTGACAGACGCCCTTCGAATAAGCATGTCTATCCCCCTGTTTTTTGCGGCGGTAAGACATGGCAAGCGGAAAGACGTATATGTAGATGGCGGAGTGATTCTCAATTATCCAGTAAAGCTATTCGACAGAGAAAAATACATCGATATGATAAGCGAGCCGCAAGCGGCGCGGCGAGTGGAATACTACAATCGTGAAAATGCGGAGTTTCTGCTGAAACAGCCTGATAGAAGCCCATACGTTTATAACCGTCAGACCCTAGGATTACGCCTTGATTCATCGGAAGAAATTGGTCTGTTTAGATACGGTGAACCCGTAGACGGGGAAAAAATAGTGGACTTTTTTGACTACGCAAAAGCATTGATCTCTTCCGTAATGAAGGTTCAGGAAAACCAGCATCTTCATAGTGATGACTGGCAAAGAACGCTATATATCAATACACTGGATATTGGCACTACAGATTTTAATCTCAGCAAAGAAAAAAAACTGGCACTAATTCGGGAGGGAATTAACGGTGCCGAAAAATATTTTGAATGGTTTGAAAGCCCCGTCGAAAGCCCGGCAAACAGGATATAATGGAGAATGAAATTTTTTCATTTCGCCTCATGTTGATTTACTCAAGAATAATCAACTATTTTCGTACACAGAACTTCGCAGAGAATAAATAAAATCTTCCATGGACCGCAACGAACGCTTCGATATGGCCGACCGGATTATAACCATTGGTTTCTGGATGAACACCCTCCTAATGATCATGAAACTTATGGCCGGGTATTTTGGCAATTCGGAAGCGGTCTTTGCCGACGGCATTGAAAGCGCCAGCGATTTCGTCGCCATTCTTTCCGCCTTCATCGCCCTTAAAATCGGCCGCAAACCTTTTGATGAAAAGCATCCATACGGCCATGGCAAGGCGGAAAGCATTTCCGCCATCCTGGTATCCCTTATCATTTTTGCCGCCGGCGTCGGCATCCTTTTCAAGGCGGCCAGAACTATCATTGTCGGTGCCTATCTGGAACCGCACCTGATTGCTGTTTTCGCCGCCTTTATCACCATCCTCATCAAGGAGACCCTCTTCCAGTTTACGCATCGCGTCTCGAATAAACTGGGAAGCCCGGCGGTGGAAGCCATTGCCCAAGACCACCGCAAGGACGCCCTGACATCCATTGCAACCCTGATCGGGGTAGGCGGCGCTTACCATGGTATTTTATTTTTGGACCCTCTGGCGGCCGCCCTGACCTCTCTGTTCATCTTTCACATCGGCTGGGGCACCTTTCGCGGTGCTATTTGTGATCTGATGGACAGTCAACTCTCCGAGGATGTTCTCTCCTTAATCACAGGTATTGCGGAGACGGTGCCTGGCGTAGAAAGGGTCGGCGAAATTCGCGGTCGCCGATCGGGTCAGTACATCATTATCGATCTCAAATTGGAAATGGCCCCCGACATGACGCTCAAGGAGTCACATGACATCGCCACAAACGTGAAAAGGATGATCTTTCTCAAAATATCAAATATCGGCGACATCATGATTCTTGTCAGTCCAACCCGGGAACATCCCGAAGACCTGATCCGCCTCTAAGATTTTTCAGACGACGGGAAAGGAACATGCGCCATGAGGAACTTACTTACTTACTTACTTTCCTTCCTTCAGGCATCTATGTCTGATTACACAGTCGTGCGTAAGGGACCCTTTCAAAAACCCTTGTCAGGTTACCTTTCGTTCAGGACAGGGCTTTTTTGATACTTCTGTTGCTATTTTTTTGAATTCGTGGGATAATGAATATCAATGATGCCGGATCGACTCAGGACCTCACCCAACGGGTATTTGAACCAAAAAAACCGGAAAAACCTCAAAAATGTTTGGTAAAATCTCTACTCCATAGATTGATTTGTCCGACGGAGCCCCTGAACCCGTGAATTGCAAGACACAATCGGGGGAAGCCGGTGCAAGTAAAGTCATCACACGCCATGTCGTTGATGTATGTCTTTCCATCTTGGATAGCCTATAAAATTCTTGACGTAGATACATGGAAAGCAAGAAAAAATCAGGGGATCCACAACATATGACTGGGGCAGCGTCATGATACGTAACCGGTTTTTTTGGGCGGGTTTGCTGTTGTGGTTTTTCATGTTTTTTTGTCTTAACAATCCTGCTACGGGAGCAGAAGAAGGAGGAAAAATAATGCAAATCGAATCTTCTCAGTTTATTGAGGGAGGCATGGTTCCATTCAAGTACACCTGTGACGGTCAGGATATATCACCCCCCCTGACTTGGAAGGATGCCCCACCTGAAACAAAAAGTTTTGCCCTGATCAGCGATGATCCCGACGCCCCTATGGGTACTTGGGTTCATTGGGTCATTTTCAACATACCGGCTGATGCAACGGGGATGGAAGAAAATATTCCACCGCAAAGGGAACACGAAAACGGCATGATCCAGGGCAACAACAGCTGGCCCCGGATCGGTTACTGCGGACCCTGCCCTCCCAGCGGGACCCACCGATATTTTTTCAAACTCTACGCGCTGGATGCCAAGCTCGACCTGAAGGGGGATGTCACAAAGGATCAGCTTCTCCAAGCCATGAACGGGCATATTCTGGCGGAGGCGCAACTGATGGGAAGATATGCGCGGCAACGTTAAACATGGAACGGGTTGTTTTATTCAAAACGGGCATTCTCGCAAAATCGGATGCCGGGTAATATCCGTTAAATTTTTGTTCTTTCAACAAGACCGGCATGTATGAGGTCGAACCTTAACTTTTGGGAATTCATTAAGACAAGCCTTCTATTATGATGCACGTTCTAATAACCCCCGGCGTTATTCTCCTGTTGACCACCATGCTGTTTGTCTCAGACACCACATCCCGAACTTTGTCTATTCGAGGAATCGCAACGGTCGCCGGCCCATGTCGTGTTCTCGCCGGTCATTGCGATACCGATACGGAGGAAACCGCCTGTCGTTCAGAGAAACACCCCGAACGGGGCAATTTATAATGAACATCACCCGGACCGGCACAGGAATCTTAATTCATTTTTTGTCGTCAGAAACTCTTTTCAATTTTCCTGAGTCATGGAGGTTTTCTCGTGGAATGGCCTTCGCTTACATGTGAAAATTAGTCGGGGTGGGCCTTTTGCGAATGTGCCATGATTTCGCACCCAATGGGGACCATCCTTGTCATGAACGCGAAACAATGAGACGTAAAGCAATACGAGGCCCTTTTCTGCATGCAATTCAAATACGATCTTGAGGACCACCCTCCCCTTTTGGAAACGATCCTTTATGGCCTCCAGTGGTTTGCCATCTCCATTCCAATTATTATCGTCATCGGGAAAATCACGGGAATATTTCATTTTAGCGCCATCGGCGAACAGACGATCTACCTGCAGAAACTGACTTTCGTGATGGCCCTCGCCCTGCTGGCACAAATTTTCTGGGGCCATCGCATGCCTCTGATCGTCGGCCCGTCTTCCGTTTTACTAATCGGAATTATTGCGAGTGGGGGATTCCCGGTCGAAACGATTTATACATCCGTTCTCGTCGGGGGAGTCCTTCTAACGATTGTCAGCGCAACCGGGCTTCTGGGGCATTTGAAAAAGCTTTTCAGCCCCCGGCTGGTTGCGATTGTTCTGATTCTGATTGCCTTTACCCTGGCACCAACCATCCTGAACCTGATTGACTTAAGCTCCGCCACGGCCACTCCCTTGTCACGGATTCTCTTCACCCTGTTCCTTCTGATGAGTATGCTCATCGCCGAGCGCTTCTTCAAGGGGGTCTGGAAATCCACGTTGATCATCTGGGCCATGATC of Deltaproteobacteria bacterium contains these proteins:
- the atpH gene encoding ATP synthase F1 subunit delta encodes the protein MNGSSTIAKRYARAFFDIAAEENRYEAYYEELMKFSSIVQESGDLQEFLANPIFDNDDKRAVVKTILEKISLSGIAANFLNLLADKQRIGA
- the atpF gene encoding F0F1 ATP synthase subunit B, coding for MKLLSSREDMRRFLRVFICSLFLLLVSVTVFASDGGGGHEAEGPDWVNFGWRMLNFTILAGFLYWFLANKIKEFFSGRRSDIRTALEEAQRAKEEAEQKFREYETKLTKATDEINDIAEMIKSQGLVERDKIIEDAKKAAEKMKEDTKARMEQELTNAQSQLRQEAVLLSVQMAEEILKRSITPADHETMVKDYLDKVVIKH
- a CDS encoding ATP synthase F0 subunit B, whose product is MVELNITIVYQMINFLVMIFILNLLLYKPILSIIEKRKKNFEDSENEIKRLNETIESKMAAYEEKVHQAKLEAVEEKSEIVKEGADKAKEIIEAVRSEVPGMMEGFRVKLDAEVSAAKAFLSGKSKELSVEIAEKVLGRSVQ
- a CDS encoding peroxiredoxin, which encodes MTEKAKVGCARPTGGLVGQAKEQTEATQDQQPFQEVRKMIQVGKPAPDFASPAYHKGDFTSVKLSDYMGKWVVLCFYPGDFTFVUATEISAVAEHYKEFEKLGVEVLSMSVDSVFVHKMWNDCELAKMVKGGIPFPMLSDSGGKVGSAYGIYDEDAGVENRGRFIIDPEGIIHAYEVLTPPVGRRVDETLRQIQAYQHVRKTNGREATPSGWRPGKPVLKPGPDLVGNVWKVWKTSMEND
- a CDS encoding cytoplasmic protein; this encodes MKKYALFVFSGDPLCFIHVLLNALDMKERGYEAGIVLEGASTKLLPELTKPEHPLNGLWRKSLEAGLLEGVCKACSSKMGTLEAAKEQGLQLLDEMAGHPSMASYRDRGYEIITF
- a CDS encoding acetate/propionate family kinase, with product MKILVINSGSSSLKYKLFNLYNEVSLLSGAVSGIGMSGTKHTYQYEEKQFSQDINAKDHFTALGVVIETIVDAESGPMRSLADIDGVAHRITHGGSLYRSPVVIDQAVIDEIRRLIPLMPLHHPPMLIGIEACQKIFPDVPQVAVFDTAYHCTIPDEAAIYGLPYEIFARGVKRFGFHGNSHEYVALKAAEYMETPLRRLNIISCHLGSGASLCAIKRGHPIDTSMGFSPLEGLIMGTRTGDLDPGIITYLMREDKLSVDQLDDILNNQSGLLGISGISADMQEVLAAADDGNAQALLAVKAFCYRVKCYIGAYHAALGGADALIFTGGIGENSRSIRARSVQGLEKLGFAVDHIRNDRCTLNGAMPVCDIGARFTSVHLFVIATDEELMIARQCAHALDYKRSIRHDIMAVDKRPIRVSVSSRHVHLSQKDLASLFGSGYGLTEKSSLHMEGQYASEETVNLIGPRGRVDNVRVIGPERNRTQVEISRTEEFKLGIDAPIRESGDLDGTPGIILEGPKGRIEIPEGVICAQRHIHMSPNDAENYGLKDRDTVMVRIEGERELIFGGVLVRVHPDYKLEMHIDTDEANAAELSPPAQGYLVRIESR
- a CDS encoding patatin-like phospholipase family protein, whose translation is MKTQFRNLVFEGGGMKGIAYVGAMQVLDQRGHLAGICRVGGTSAGAINALLFALGYSIQEQHTILDSTDFKKFMDHSFGIVRDINRVMKKFGWNKGDYFENWIGELVEKKLGSKRTTFQDLKDAKMPDLYVTGTNLSTGYVEVFSAERHPDMALTDALRISMSIPLFFAAVRHGKRKDVYVDGGVILNYPVKLFDREKYIDMISEPQAARRVEYYNRENAEFLLKQPDRSPYVYNRQTLGLRLDSSEEIGLFRYGEPVDGEKIVDFFDYAKALISSVMKVQENQHLHSDDWQRTLYINTLDIGTTDFNLSKEKKLALIREGINGAEKYFEWFESPVESPANRI
- a CDS encoding cation transporter codes for the protein MDRNERFDMADRIITIGFWMNTLLMIMKLMAGYFGNSEAVFADGIESASDFVAILSAFIALKIGRKPFDEKHPYGHGKAESISAILVSLIIFAAGVGILFKAARTIIVGAYLEPHLIAVFAAFITILIKETLFQFTHRVSNKLGSPAVEAIAQDHRKDALTSIATLIGVGGAYHGILFLDPLAAALTSLFIFHIGWGTFRGAICDLMDSQLSEDVLSLITGIAETVPGVERVGEIRGRRSGQYIIIDLKLEMAPDMTLKESHDIATNVKRMIFLKISNIGDIMILVSPTREHPEDLIRL
- a CDS encoding YbhB/YbcL family Raf kinase inhibitor-like protein, whose translation is MQIESSQFIEGGMVPFKYTCDGQDISPPLTWKDAPPETKSFALISDDPDAPMGTWVHWVIFNIPADATGMEENIPPQREHENGMIQGNNSWPRIGYCGPCPPSGTHRYFFKLYALDAKLDLKGDVTKDQLLQAMNGHILAEAQLMGRYARQR